caTGTGCATTGCTGTCCGGTCAGGCAGTGAGCAAGTTTTTCTGCGGATAGGCACAGCTTTATCCAGCTCCTCTTTCAAGATGATCTTTCCCAAGTTCGACTGAATCTGAAGGGTAGACATATAGAATGTCAAAAGGTTTTACAAGTGTCATGAtttgccctcatgggctgagggTCAAAGATGccgctaggcaaaggtttgaacaccccctctcctgggggccagttttatgaccggtcgtaaataccgtgcagactttctcttccttgccatgaagtattgggagaaaggacccctttgttaacaCAGAGATTATttttaagcatttgtatttccgtgagcgtagtttccaaagtaaccacgatagtttgaatctctgtctctcccttccactctgacccttcttctacccaagcattcatgctattgttagtccagtccactagggatctgttttcattgtattacgtttgtaatcaataacctatgtgtgtgtttgtattgtgttattatttagttagttagtaaataaataattaagacaatttgtgtattgctgattagGTTAGgtttcttgcaggttcaaggattatgtgacgttcagaatgagactgataagaggtaattatttaataagtgactgttatcgatatatataacatatatatatcttctaagagtttaattcgggagatggtaactcgttaaacaacttcttccgaggtgccccaaattcctaatgagttaattgttacatgattaatttaatcgagtgacaattaaacatagttagggtgattcgataaataacagtcatactgtacattaaagtaagtcacgtcaccaCACGAGCGACCACTATCATTGAGTTACACTCAAGAAAACTGTTAAGATAACACTTAGAAAacacgtacagtggcttgcgaaagtattcaccccccttggcatttttcctattttgttgccttacaacagacatagcgttttccttgatggccaaaaagctcaattttagtttcatctgaccagagtaccttcttccatatgtttggggagtctcccacatgccttttggcgaacaccaaacgtgtttgcttattttttactttaagcaatggctttttttctggccactcttccataaagcccagctctgtggagtgtacggattaaagtggtcctatggacatatactccaatctccgctgtggagctttgcagctccttcagggttatcttaggtctctttgttgcctctctgattaatgccctccttgcctggtccgtgagtttggttggcagccctctcttggcaggtttgttgtggtgcgatattctttcaatttttttataatggatttaatggtgctccgtgggatgttcaaagtttctgatatttttttataacccaaccctgatctgtacttctccacaactttgtccctgacctgtttggagagctccttggtcttcatggtgcctcttgcttggtggtgccccttacttagtggtgttgcagactctggggcctttcagaacaggtgtatatatactgagatcatgtgatacttagattgtacacaggtggactttatttaactaattatgtgacttctgaaggtaattggttgcaccagatcttatttaagggcttcatagcaaagggggtgaatacatatgcacgcaccactttttgtgtatgtccattacatgaaatcccaaaaaaaatgttgtaatgcaacaaaataggaaaaacgccaagggggatgaatacttttgcaaggcgctgtaaGTGTGTGCAGTAGCCACATTTGGGAGAATTTGTTACAAATAAAACCTGTTCCGTACTTTGTTGAGCTCCTGCTTCTGCAGTTGCCGTAGTCCCCACATATCATCGGACAGATCTCCATCGTCATACTCTTcgtcctcctcatccctctctccctcctccctcctctgggtCTCAGCCTTCTTCCTCCACTCTGTCTCTGTGGTAGAGGGGAGGCAAGTGTTAGAGGAAACCCTGGTACTACTAAGCTCTATTACACTATCACTCTCCACTACCAACCCTTACTATCCCTCCTCATTGGAAGCTTAGTAGCTCATCAGCGGCCCGCGGTCGGCAAAGTTAGCAGCCCACTGCCAATTTTGCCCATCAGCTTCACAGCAGTAGTCGACACTTCAAGCTAAGAGCAGCATCAACTGTCGGATAGGACGAGTTAATGATGGTCGGTGTGCTGTTGGGCTGCTAGAGGCATGCCACCATGGCGGTTAGCGAAACTGGTCCGATATCAGCTTACCAGCTTACTGTACCTACAGTGGTGTGCTGCCTCATAGCCACCAGTGTTTTATAAGTGCTTGCTGGCTGGGATCGTTCActactagggttgcaaagggagggtatattactgggaactttcaaagtttaccagtaaactaccagaatgttGGTAACTTTCAAGATTTGGGGGAATTTTATAAGATGACATGTAGTGgcctttttgggtacttcagattatcacaggcgTCTGTAATTATCtttggccctctgtgtggccttatcacatgtaaaatatataacattttaaaataagatgattttaaaataaaaaacagaatgacaaagctgtaaaacattatcctaaatataaaccatcaacttattGAATAcgattggtgtttaatatgagggtttcaacatgaaatatcctttatatctTTTTTTACAcgtttattttactatgtcagtgtgttttgttgtaaatgttttggcgccaaactggtggcagttgtaaaAAAAGTAAAtacttggaagagttgcagagttaataaAAAAGAATGCCATtattgattagatgctttttccattcatttggctattttctcttgaaccatatggtctatccactagaaactcatggacaatatggacacagatataaaaaaatgatactatatatgaatacatttttcTATTTAAAGTTCTTCATGTATAAATGACCAAAATTACCATAGATTGTCATAGATTACCTGTcaattaccaaaattacagaaGATTCCAGTTACTTTGTTAAAATACCGGGAGCTTTGCAACCCTATTCATTACTATTCACAGTTGTGTTATTAATAGTGCAAGACATACCAACTGCAGCCAGGGAGGGGGGGCAGGGCCAGTAATCTGTCTCAATCTTGGAGGGTTTGTTGGGATCAGGTGGCTGGGCAGCAGGGAATTTAGATGACTCGATGATGAGATCCTCTATGTGTTTCCCCTGGGGGGTGGATGCTAATGCatctacatagacacacacacacaaacacaatgaaaTATACAGTAAATGTGCACAGAACATCCAATGTTACCTTTTAATGTAAAATATTATGCCAGCATACAGTAAATTACTAaactgtcaacacacacacacacacacatcatgaagTTGCATGAAATACCTTGTTTGTAAATTGGTGGCTTCTTGTATATATTCATTCCATTATCTGCAATGAAAATATCAAATCAAAATGGACATTAGTCCCAGATGAaaagcagagcagggcagagaagagaagagaaaagcgCAGAGGAAAtagcagagaagagaagaggttaAGTGTGCTGATGGATTACAATACCTGGCCTGTGAAAGTGCTGCGTGGGGAGCTTGGTGGCGGTGACCGTGGCTAAGGCAGAGCTGGTTTTGAGCTGGAGGGTTGAACCTGGTGATGACCCTCCAGGTGACTCCCTGCTCTCCAGCCACTCCCTGGGATCCTTGAATAGAATAGTCTAGGGACACATGAGATTAACATTACTGTCCAGATCCTAATTGAGATCCAAACTGTAACCCAAACACACATTTGGAAAGTGCATGAAAATGAGGGTTCTGTGTACATTAGATTTCGTCCCTGAGTGAAGGAGCCAGTGAGGTCACAGCAAACAATAAGAGTGTAACAGATGCTCATTGTTCCCATGGTTACTGCTTTTTGTAAACGTGCTTGTGTAGAGTCGTGGGCTTTTAGACAACggatgggtctaatcctggatgctgattggttaaaaccgcattccagccgatAAAAAAATCTATGaagttgaaatgcctatttactctgttgcATCTGattgcgcaatccactgtctcataaGCCCAGCCATGCAATTtatatactagatctacactgtaaaaagcatctagacattatttccaatttcttttagactagcatttggttttcaactGTGGAGATTTGTaataaccttgctgtctgtctctccgacattcgCAACagtgtttcaatattgaaattcgatctccagctgtcctatGGTAATGAAAATGTTGGTAGTTGGGACGAGAGACTGgctggcagcttttctcagccagtcgaaatcatgaatcggCATAATTTTGAGAAACAGGAAATGCAGCTAGTATGCTGtcattccagcttcagtttgaagtgattgtgttagctgtgtagttGGCTATCTCTTCTGAGCAGTGGCCTGGTGAAATCgcacatcattagctcattgttatggatgtatacaAAAAAATCACtcgaaaacagcttaaacaaacgcaaacgcagctactttgctgttattctggctgcactgtttgaatTGACTCTGTTAGCCaaggttggctagctagcaagcaagggataagaactttgccagccatcatggcaacggaacatttagaatgaactaCTTAGGACAAACATttagaacaaaaatacttaatgactgggtcacgtctctggcaaccgaactgaTAGAACGactgaccagccggcttgggtagcaaccctagatttgtgtagGGACTATATCtcatggaaggatgaaatagtatgaataaattcatcaaaataacgtttttaatgaaaatatgtcaatcattatttgaatatgttggtaacccgttgtataaaagcgataatgccctcgaagccggtgtttggaggatatattggcacagtttgCCGGCCCGAGAcgtgtgccaatatatcctccaaacaccggcttcgagggcattaccacttaagtgtgtgtgtgagtgtgtttttaACCATACCAGTGGAGCACAAAACCTTTCAACAACGATTACATAATTACaaacagtaggtgtgtgtgtgaccatatgagaaggagagaggagaggagaggagaggagagagagctctTCATGGGGTACTGGGCAGTGGACTGACGATTAACAGCTCAAATTATTCTCCATCCGAGAGCACAGACGCCATCCATTCATCTTACCTCAGGAGAGGCCGGGTGGGAGAAGGAACGCGGAGACATGGACCTCTGaaggagagaaaggaaagagaagGCTGTTTGATCAGTTGTATTTTCTCCCAAGGC
The sequence above is a segment of the Coregonus clupeaformis isolate EN_2021a chromosome 16, ASM2061545v1, whole genome shotgun sequence genome. Coding sequences within it:
- the LOC121584597 gene encoding dematin isoform X1: MMPKQLARTSPGSVCSLRGISVPGSPAVAITAKMDNQVIGYKDLAAIPKDKAILDIERPDLMIYEPHFNYTPLELSEVPRSRERSMSPRSFSHPASPETILFKDPREWLESRESPGGSSPGSTLQLKTSSALATVTATKLPTQHFHRPDNGMNIYKKPPIYKQDALASTPQGKHIEDLIIESSKFPAAQPPDPNKPSKIETDYWPCPPSLAAVETEWRKKAETQRREEGERDEEDEEYDDGDLSDDMWGLRQLQKQELNKIQSNLGKIILKEELDKAVPIRRKTCSLPDRTAMHMGSSSNASKNIHFRATSRSGLTRLQSAEFTQSDSDKGGPGLQNGDSQRGRMDRGNSLPSMLAEKIYPYEMLLVTHRGRNKLPPGVDRMRLERHLSVEEFQNIFGMPIEEFDRLSLWKRNDLKKRVSLF
- the LOC121584597 gene encoding dematin isoform X2 → MMPKQLARTSPGSVCSLRGISVPGSPAVAITAKMDNQVIGYKDLAAIPKDKAILDIERPDLMIYEPHFNYTPLELSERSMSPRSFSHPASPETILFKDPREWLESRESPGGSSPGSTLQLKTSSALATVTATKLPTQHFHRPDNGMNIYKKPPIYKQDALASTPQGKHIEDLIIESSKFPAAQPPDPNKPSKIETDYWPCPPSLAAVETEWRKKAETQRREEGERDEEDEEYDDGDLSDDMWGLRQLQKQELNKIQSNLGKIILKEELDKAVPIRRKTCSLPDRTAMHMGSSSNASKNIHFRATSRSGLTRLQSAEFTQSDSDKGGPGLQNGDSQRGRMDRGNSLPSMLAEKIYPYEMLLVTHRGRNKLPPGVDRMRLERHLSVEEFQNIFGMPIEEFDRLSLWKRNDLKKRVSLF